The region GGTTATGTATTATAATTTAaaccatttattcattaatgcTCATGTTTTCCTAGTTTTATCCCAACCTAGCAAATAATAACAGTTTAGTTTGTTGAAacatcaacttgataaatagcCTACTTCTAatgataaatctataatataataaaggaaggaatcggcttatacatgttggggataggaaatacacaaacgacgcatcatcacgtctcaactactcaactgattaacttgaaatgttgcttatagattctttatctactgaggatggttataggcctttttTAAATCgttcaagatctcagtaggtAGATTTTGTAAAGTTTTCAGTTGCCAGGGTTCACGGGTTACACCTGCTAATGGACAATTATTTGCTCTTCAAATATGAGTGCTCTACAGTAAGATTGTAAACTTTAATTATATGTGTCTGTTTTTGCAGTGACTCAATGTGGATTGTGAAGACACAGAAGGGGACGCATttggatcttgaatcatgaatgTTGAATCTTGATGCTCACAGAAAAGGAAGTCAACCAGACAGGTGGGACACACAACTTAAGTTACTTATTCTCAGTTATAATTAAGTATACTTACTTCTTACCAAGTTAATAGCTACTTACGTACAACTTAATAGTTGCTACAGTACCCTTTCTGGCTATCAAGTTTGTTAGTGGCTCAATTCAGGGCAGTATTTCATCACCAACTTTATGTAATATATCTATTTTGATGATCTGGTAGTATCCGAATCGAAATACTTCTActactaattgaaaaattgcacTATAGTGTTCGATTTCgatgacactacagtctaaattttgaataatagttattaaaaactattaCCCACGTTTAGAGCGCTTTCgattttcaaatccatttttaacacacattaataactattattcaaaaattggaCTGTAGTTACGTCAAAAATACGAGTagatcaaaattgaattatcaactaGCAGTtggtcatggatagtgaaatagatgagtactatagtgaggtctatagAGTAATATAGAATCTTGGCCCACAGATATTCGTAAATTGGGAAAcacaactttaaaaatataacattgaaatattatttgcagGATTGAGACCACAATAGGAGGCATAAAGTcccttgataattttgaaaacagagacgttatagtgaggtccacgttataatggcagtggaggaaagtaggagaacaacgttgccaattatctgccttgccactgccttctgaaGAGGATAGCTTGGTCAATTTTACCACCAACTTTGGTCAATATCTATTGTTAGTTCCTAAAGGTAggtagtggagaaaaatagaagaacaacattgccaataattatacataaatatcagatgtactggtatcagctatccacTTCAAaagacagagaattggcaacgttgttcttctatttttctagtggagaaagataggagaacagtagGGCCGATTCTgtaccttctatagaggatagctgataccgtaAGGCCTATATCTGAtctgatatcaactgttcattcttgttaaaaataattaattatatttcatttgggATTCCATCCCTTCCAGTTAGGCCGCAACTCCACCTCAGCATCTTCATTTCAGTGACCTCCAGTCTGTGTTCATGGGCTTTCTTAACTGCCCAGGCCTCCGCTCCAGTCGCGAtgcaaatcattcattcattcactattataatttttaccacAATTGATTGTTTCTTTTCAGCCATTGGTGATAAGATGCTAAAACAACCATGCCATTGGCGGTATTCGAACCCACAACCAGCACAACGCAGCCATAGCAGCTGCTTTAGGCCGgattgtatttttaattatttaaaaactatttaaaCAATAGATACCAAATcctcaaaattgataataaaaccagCCTTGATTATAGTCTTGCACAGGGAACAGTCCTGTCTCCGATTCTCTTCCTAATCTACATGAATGATCTTCCCAAGttagaattaaaaaatggaGTGTCAATCGCTTTTGCCGATGACACTTGATTGTTATTCAAGGGAGCCAATTGGGAGGATACTAAGAAAGCAGCAGAATCCGGGCTCAAAATAGTGAAATCCTGGTTCTACTTCTTCCTCACCCCCTGTTTCTCTTCCCGATATTTTCAATGCATGTTAGTTAACATAACTAAGTTGCATGTTATCCCTTTATGATTTTCTTGCATTATTGTTAGTCATTGAACACTCAGCATCTGTGCTCAGGTTTATTCAAACCTTGCAGGGACTTGGtttaatatatctatattatttatccTATCTGatggaatttcatttttcattttatattgtattttagttttttataatcattgttattgtaattatgtttttgggaaaaatgaagatttgatttgatttgcagtCGTCGCCGCCGCACCACGATCACTCGGCGGCATCCACATCTAGTGGTGGTGGATCTACATGCAAGGAGCATGCGCACTACCACTGGATGTGGATGCTGGATGAGTTGGGCAACCTCGGCCGCTCCAGTACCAACTGCCCGACCAGGTGTTGCTAACCATATTCGGCTACTTGCTGTCGGTTTCAGGGCATCAGCTCTGGTAAGTAgcaaattaacaataattatctgtggttttattgaattataatgtcgCATCCACACTATCGCCCAAGTGCGTACTAATGACGACGaccgcgagagtgtggatgggtggtttgccagtgCTGGCCTTGGTTGGCCTACGCTG is a window of Nilaparvata lugens isolate BPH unplaced genomic scaffold, ASM1435652v1 scaffold4855, whole genome shotgun sequence DNA encoding:
- the LOC120355804 gene encoding uncharacterized protein LOC120355804 isoform X2 — its product is MLNLDAHRKGSQPDSRRRRTTITRRHPHLVVVDLHARSMRTTTGCGCWMSWATSAAPVPTARPGVANHIRLLAVGFRASALSSPPHHDHSAASTSSGGGSTCKEHAHYHWMWMLDELGNLGRSSTNCPTRCC
- the LOC120355804 gene encoding uncharacterized protein LOC120355804 isoform X1 translates to MLNLDAHRKGSQPDRFDLICSRRRRTTITRRHPHLVVVDLHARSMRTTTGCGCWMSWATSAAPVPTARPGVANHIRLLAVGFRASALSSPPHHDHSAASTSSGGGSTCKEHAHYHWMWMLDELGNLGRSSTNCPTRCC